From Watersipora subatra chromosome 2, tzWatSuba1.1, whole genome shotgun sequence, one genomic window encodes:
- the LOC137388941 gene encoding CAP-Gly domain-containing linker protein 1-like codes for MYSSSLAMNSPKNGTGRLLQSPSHTARPSTPRKTTSEEADFMIGDRVLVGGKPGIIAYLGDVKFAAGDFAGVVLDEAVGKNDGAMKGTRYFQCDPMRGVFVRASKLVRNSAAVMSPTRASPKSNNSHTLSTSSRPSPVRSKSSSSSSSAPPSATEDKSFSPVLDAACSSIECQKKTGKQIEKIQKEYEGLITGTRDKLEEFQTHIAKLEKDNDELHKTIDEQKAKIEDLQFQLEEEVLSKEDIMQELVDSKNNNDEKTSTIGGNNDVKVVELQQQLDESVAANSSLREELDQLKSQLSDIEFQLAENESEKDNEIKEKRKMERLIEKLKSQSASEAAPPNQSDNDHSSHTLSLLHQQLADKSSQLKASQRNYSKLEQKVTLLQEKISSLESQHSKDKLVYIQTTNNTLEQHKIDIDILKEDHSKELHRLREEHRENINNMRKEYDASVHQLEVQSSDQLTSLQHQLQKLQKDYTSLSKAKAACIKCTSLTDQLENIRKHSKEVETCKDKQIQKLSKQVKNLSAEKEKLSSVIDSKCQLSERLKQQVSDTQHRLKTWQQDVQSQVEASKLQSEKDLSELKTELESSQTLLGQLKRKLSLSETENSKLTSSVSFLSGELHQAKEAMLVASPRGLGNDGTYRDTSDFLFNELKHQVEVMEVNMQKVHEEEHKLRDENDKLRQELSQVRHELCSWRDSRRSSLPRTFCDTCGTFDQHATSQCLRRRSSSLTPQSNPIYSLSRQSRCSICSVLGHWTADCTVDE; via the exons ACGAAGCTGTGGGCAAGAATGATGGAGCAATGAAAGGCACCCGCTACTTTCAGTGTGACCCTATGAGGGGCGTGTTTGTCAGGGCATCAAAACTCGTGAGAAATTCAGCCGCCGTCATGTCTCCAACGAGAGCCTCACCAAAGTCTAACAACTCCCACACTCTGTCCACATCGAGTCGTCCAAGTCCAGTACGAAG CAAGTCATCCAGTTCATCTTCAAGTGCTCCACCTTCTGCAACAGAAGATAAATCATTTAGTCCAGTGTTAGACGCTGCATGCAGCTCAATAGAATGCCAGAAAAAG ACTGGGAAACAAATAGAGAAGATCCAAAAGGAGTACGAGGGTCTCATAACAGGCACTCGCGACAAGTTGGAAGAGTTTCAAACGCATATAGCTAAGCTGGAGAAGGACAATGATGAGCTGCATAAGACGATAGACGAGCAGAAGGC aaaaatagaAGATCTTCAATTCCAGCTAGAGGAAGAAGTTCTTTCCAAAGAGGACATTATG CAAGAACTGGTAGATTCTAAGAATAACAACGATGAAAAGACATCGACCATCGGTGGCAACAATGATGTCAAGGTCGTTGAATTGCAGCAGCAACTAGATGAAAGCGTTGCTGCCAACTCTAGTCTGAGAGAGGAACTCGATCAACTCAAGTCTCAGCTATCAG ATATCGAATTCCAACTAGCTGAGAATGAATCAGAAAAAGATAacgaaataaaagaaaaaaggaaaatg GAGCGCCTGATAGAAAAGCTCAAGAGCCAATCAGCTTCTGAAGCAGCGCCACCTAACCAATCAGATAATGATCATTCATCACACACACTTTCACTGCTTCACCAGCAGCTAGCCGACAAGAGCAG TCAACTAAAAGCATCGCAAAGAAATTATTCAAAATTGGAGCAAAAGGTGACGCTGCTTCAAGAAAAGATTAGCTCATTAGAATCTCAGCATAGTAAAGATAAACTTGTATATATCCAGACAACAAACAATACCTTAGAGCAACATAAAATAGACATAGATATTCTTAAAGAGGATCATAGTAAAGAGTTACATAGACTTAGAGAGGAGCATAGAGAGAATATTAATAACATGCGCAAGGAATATGACGCCTCCGTTCATCAGCTAGAGGTACAGAGTAGTGATCAGTTGACTTCTCTTCAACATCAACTG CAAAAGCTTCAGAAGGACTACACTAGTCTTTCCAAAGCAAAGGCAGCATGCATCAAGTGTACGTCGCTCACTGATCAGTTGGAAAACATTCGAAAGCATTCAAAAGAG GTAGAGACTTGCAAAGATAAGCAGATACAGAAACTTTCTAAGCAGGTAAAGAACCTTTCAGCAGAGAAGGAGAAGCTTAGCAGCGTTATAGACAGCAAATGTCAACTATCTGAGAGGTTGAAGCAACAG GTATCAGACACCCAGCATCGACTGAAAACATGGCAGCAAGATGTTCAGAGTCAAGTGGAGGCAAGTAAGCTTCAGTCTGAAAAAGACCTGAGTGAGCTTAAGACGGAGCT TGAGTCTTCGCAAACTCTCTTGGGGCAGCTGAAGAGAAAGTTGAGTCTGTCTGAAACAGAGAATAGCAAACTCACTTCCTCCGTCAGTTTCCTTTCTGGTGAACTGCACCAGGCCAAGGAGGCAATGCTGGTTGCTAGCCCAAGAGGCCTAGGGAATGATGGGACATACCGAGACACCTCTGATTTTCTCTTTAATGAACTCAAGCACCAAG TTGAAGTCATGGAAGTGAACATGCAGAAGGTACACGAAGAGGAGCACAAGCTAAGAGATGAGAATGACAAGTTAAGGCAAGAGTTGTCACAAGTTCGCCATGAGCTTTGTAGCTGGCGAGATAGTCGTAG AAGCTCTCTTCCACGGACGTTCTGCGACACTTGCGGAACATTTGATCAGCATGCCACAAGTCAGTGTTTGCGACGCCGCTCGTCGTCCTTGACTCCCCAGTCTAACCCTATCTATAGCCTGAGTAGGCAGTCACGATGCAGCATCTGCAGTG TTCTTGGCCACTGGACAGCTGACTGCACTGTGGATGAGTAG